The nucleotide window CCGGTCCAGACCCGGTTCGGTGTCGTAGAAGATGCCCGCCTCCCACCACTGGCTGGACGTGGTCGTCATGGGCTGCTTCGCGTCCCACATGATGACGCCCTCGGGATGGTCCTGGAGGTTCTCGCCCACGCCGGCCGCGTCCACCACCACGTCGACGCCCACCTCGCGCAGGTGCGCGGCGGGCCCGATGCCCGACAGCATCAGCAGTTTCGCGCTGTCGATGGAGCCGCAGGACACGATCACCTCGCGCCGGGCCCGTACCGTCCGGGTGCGGATCAGGTCCGGGTCCAGGTACTCGGCGCCCACGCAGCGCCGCCCGTCGAGCACCAGCTTCTTGGCCCGCACCCCGGTCCGTACGTCGAGGTTCGGCCGCTTGCCGAGAATCGGGTGCAGGTACGCGACCGACGAGGACTGCCGGATGTTGTTCTCGTCGGAGTTGATCTGGAACCAGTTGGCACCCCGCACGACGGTCCGGCCCGAGTTGAACGGGGTCGTCGGGATGCCCGCCTGGACGCAGGCCTCCAGCAGGGCGGTGCCGCAGGGGTCGTCGCTCTTGAGCGTGCGCAGCTTCACCGGGCCGGTGCGGCCGTGGTGCTCACCGGGAGCGTCGTTGTTCTCCAGCCGCCGGTAGAGCGGGAAGAGCTCGGCCGCGCTCCACCCCGTACAGCCGGCGGCGGCCCAGTCGTCCAGGTCCTGCGCCGGTGCCCAGAAGGCGATGCAGGAGTTGTGCGAGGAACAGCCGCCGAGCACCCTGGCGCGGGCGTGCCGCATGAAACTGTTGCCGCTGGCCTGCGGCTCGACCGGGTAGTCCCAGTCGTAGCCGGACTCCAGCAGCCCCATCCAGCGCTCCAGCTTCAGGACGGCGTCGTCGCCGACGTCACTGGGCCCCGCCTCCAGGACGCACACGGTGACGGACGGGTCCTCGGAGAGCCGGGCCGCGACCACGTTGCCCGCGGTGCCTCCGCCGACCACGACGTAGTCGAACTCGTCTGCGTCCACGGGAGCGTTCGCGGGGATGTTCGTGGGGGTGCTCATGAGGGACCGACCTCCTCGGAACCGGACGGAAGAGGCGTGCCGGCGGCCTTGTACCGGTGCTCCGCCAGCACGCCGGTGCGGTGGCGCTGCACGAACCAGTAGTAGGCGAAGCCGCCGCCCATCACGACGCCGACGAACAGGACGGCGCCCCAGCGCAGGTACCAGTGGTACGGGGCGCTCGCGTTGTAGACCGCGGCGCGCGGCCAGATCAGGTTGATCATCATCGCCGCGCCCCACACCACCGCGACGATGTTGACGGGCAGTCCCCAGCGGCCCAGCGAGAACCTGCCCTCGCCCGCGGGGTGCCAGGTGCCGCGCAGCCTGGCCACCAGCATGGGCCCGGTGACCAGCAGGTACGCGAGGTAGATCAGGATGATGCCGATACTGGTGACCACGGTGAAGATCTGCGGCTGGCGGATGTTGACCACCAGGATCGCCAGCGCCAGGACCCCGATGACGATCGCGGGCACGATCGGCGTCCGGAAGCGCGGGTGGACCCTGGCCAGCCTGGAGGATGCGGGCAGGTTGTTGTCGCGGGCCATCGCGAAGGCCAGCCGGATCGCCGCCGTGTGGACGGCCAGGGCGCACACGGTGACCGCGATGAACACGCACCACAGCATGGCCTTGCCCGCGTCCTCGCCGAGTACGTCGAGGACGACGTACTGCAGGCCGTCCGTGGACAGTTCCTCGCCCTTGAGGCTGGACACGCTCATCAGCGCGAGCAGC belongs to Streptomyces sp. V3I8 and includes:
- a CDS encoding GMC family oxidoreductase, giving the protein MSTPTNIPANAPVDADEFDYVVVGGGTAGNVVAARLSEDPSVTVCVLEAGPSDVGDDAVLKLERWMGLLESGYDWDYPVEPQASGNSFMRHARARVLGGCSSHNSCIAFWAPAQDLDDWAAAGCTGWSAAELFPLYRRLENNDAPGEHHGRTGPVKLRTLKSDDPCGTALLEACVQAGIPTTPFNSGRTVVRGANWFQINSDENNIRQSSSVAYLHPILGKRPNLDVRTGVRAKKLVLDGRRCVGAEYLDPDLIRTRTVRARREVIVSCGSIDSAKLLMLSGIGPAAHLREVGVDVVVDAAGVGENLQDHPEGVIMWDAKQPMTTTSSQWWEAGIFYDTEPGLDRPDLMFHYGSVPFDMNTARWGYPTSENAFCLTPNVTRAKSRGTVRLRTRDYRDKPRVDPRYFTHEHDVRVMTYGLKLARRIAAQPALSGWAGAELAPGPDVRTDEELLDYIHKTHNTVYHPSCTVKMGARGDASAPLDPRLRVKGIEGLRVADGSVMPELVSVNPCITTMMIGEKCADLLKEDAAGAP